A region from the Inhella inkyongensis genome encodes:
- a CDS encoding SDR family oxidoreductase → MSYSIDLSGRVAFVTGASSGLGAQFARTLASAGAAVVLASRRVEKLKSLRAEIEAAGGDAHVVALDVTDITSIRAAVAHAETEMGTIDILVNNSGVSTSQRIVDVSAEDWDYVMNTNLRGAFFVAQEVAKRMLARAKGSAPGSFTGGRIVNIASMAGLRVLSQIGIYAMSKAAVVHMTRAMALEFGKYGINVNAICPGYIDTEMNHHHWQTAHGKQLIEMLPRKRVGQPQDLDTTLLMLCANESRFINGAIVQADDGFGV, encoded by the coding sequence ATGAGCTATTCGATTGATCTCTCCGGCCGAGTGGCCTTTGTGACCGGGGCCTCCAGCGGCCTGGGCGCGCAGTTCGCGCGCACCCTGGCCTCGGCCGGCGCGGCCGTGGTGCTGGCCAGTCGCCGGGTGGAAAAGCTCAAGTCCCTGCGTGCCGAGATCGAGGCCGCCGGCGGCGACGCCCACGTGGTGGCCTTGGATGTGACCGACATCACCAGCATCCGGGCCGCGGTGGCGCATGCCGAGACCGAGATGGGCACCATCGACATTCTGGTCAACAACAGCGGCGTCTCGACCAGTCAGCGCATCGTCGATGTGAGCGCCGAGGACTGGGATTACGTGATGAACACCAATCTGCGCGGCGCCTTTTTCGTCGCGCAGGAAGTGGCCAAACGCATGTTGGCGCGCGCCAAGGGCTCGGCACCCGGCAGCTTCACCGGCGGGCGCATCGTCAACATCGCGTCGATGGCGGGCCTGCGCGTGTTGAGCCAGATCGGCATTTACGCCATGAGCAAGGCGGCCGTGGTGCACATGACGCGTGCGATGGCCCTGGAGTTTGGCAAGTACGGCATCAATGTGAACGCCATCTGCCCGGGCTACATCGACACCGAGATGAACCACCACCATTGGCAGACGGCGCATGGCAAGCAACTCATTGAGATGCTGCCCAGGAAGCGCGTGGGCCAGCCGCAGGATCTGGACACGACGCTCTTGATGTTGTGCGCCAACGAGAGTCGCTTCATCAATGGCGCCATCGTGCAGGCGGACGACGGCTTCGGTGTTTGA
- a CDS encoding YceH family protein: MFVIRELTPVEARVLAVLVEKQHTVPDSYPLSLNALTLGCNQKTAREPVMNLSEAEVLAALNALKDLSLVFEVSGSRVTRFEHNLKRVYGIPGQSEALLTTLVLRGPQTVAELRLNCERLHRFADLSSVEGFLDELTTREPPLARLLPKAPCAREPRWVSLLCGAPDPASLISAPVQSGRSELAEEVAALRVELDALKAEVAQLRQALGEGA; the protein is encoded by the coding sequence GTGTTTGTGATTCGTGAATTGACTCCCGTCGAAGCCCGGGTGCTGGCCGTGCTGGTGGAAAAGCAGCACACCGTGCCCGACAGCTATCCGCTCTCGCTCAATGCCCTGACCCTGGGCTGCAATCAGAAGACCGCGCGTGAGCCGGTGATGAATTTGAGCGAGGCCGAGGTACTCGCCGCGCTCAATGCGCTCAAGGACTTGAGCCTGGTGTTCGAGGTCAGCGGCAGCCGGGTGACGCGCTTCGAGCACAACCTCAAGCGGGTTTACGGCATTCCCGGTCAGTCCGAGGCCTTGCTGACCACCCTGGTGCTGCGCGGGCCGCAGACCGTGGCCGAGCTGCGCCTGAACTGCGAGCGTCTGCATCGCTTTGCCGACCTGTCATCGGTCGAAGGCTTTCTGGACGAGCTGACCACGCGCGAGCCGCCGCTGGCGCGCCTGCTGCCCAAGGCGCCCTGCGCGCGCGAGCCGCGCTGGGTCAGTCTGCTGTGTGGTGCGCCCGACCCGGCGAGCTTGATCAGCGCCCCAGTCCAGAGCGGGCGCTCCGAGCTGGCCGAGGAGGTCGCCGCGCTGCGCGTCGAGCTCGACGCCCTGAAGGCCGAAGTGGCCCAATTGCGCCAGGCGCTGGGAGAGGGCGCATGA
- a CDS encoding electron transfer flavoprotein-ubiquinone oxidoreductase: MTNDEILAQFGPRESMEYDVVIVGGGPAGLSAAIRLKQINPDINVVVLEKGSEAGAHILSGAVMDPRAITELFPNWKELGAPLNQAVHGDDILFLSETGHTRTPDFLVPGNFHNHGCYVVSLSNVVKWLAQQAESLGVEIFAGFAAAELVYDEQGRVKGVATGNMGIKKDGEPGDDFQLGMELHGKYTLFAEGARGHLGKQLLARYKLTEGKDVQTFAIGIKELWEVPADKAQPGKVVHTAGWPMTDDTFGGGFLYHLDNNQVTLGFVIGLDYQNPHMSPFEEMQRWKTHPAIAAHIEGGKRIGYGARAINNGTPQALPKTVFPGGALLGCDAGYLNAARIKGSHAAIKSGILAAEAAAAALAAGRAQDELVEYPAAFETSWLNEELQQTRNFKLWFKKGKTVGQLMTGIEQWLLPKLGVSSPPWTLHNHKADHEALRPAAECAPIQYPKPDGKLSFDRLSSVFISNTNHAEDQPAHLTLKDAAVPVATNLAKYGGPEARYCPAGVYEFMKNEDGSDRLQINAQNCVHCKTCDIKDPTQNIVWITPEGSGGPNYVGM, encoded by the coding sequence ATGACGAACGACGAAATCCTCGCCCAATTCGGCCCCCGTGAATCCATGGAGTACGACGTCGTCATCGTGGGCGGCGGTCCGGCCGGCCTGTCGGCGGCGATTCGCCTGAAGCAGATCAACCCCGACATCAATGTCGTGGTGCTGGAGAAGGGCTCCGAGGCCGGCGCCCACATCCTCTCGGGCGCGGTGATGGACCCGCGCGCTATCACCGAGCTCTTCCCCAACTGGAAGGAGCTGGGTGCACCGCTGAATCAAGCGGTGCATGGCGACGACATCCTCTTCCTGAGCGAGACCGGCCACACCCGCACGCCCGACTTCCTGGTGCCGGGCAACTTCCACAACCACGGCTGCTATGTGGTGAGCCTGTCCAATGTGGTGAAGTGGCTGGCCCAGCAGGCTGAAAGCCTGGGCGTGGAAATCTTTGCCGGCTTTGCCGCCGCCGAGCTGGTCTATGACGAGCAAGGCCGCGTCAAGGGCGTGGCCACCGGCAATATGGGCATCAAGAAGGATGGCGAGCCGGGCGACGACTTCCAGCTCGGCATGGAGCTGCACGGCAAGTACACCCTGTTTGCCGAAGGCGCCCGCGGCCACCTGGGCAAGCAGCTGCTGGCCCGCTACAAGCTGACCGAGGGCAAGGACGTGCAGACCTTTGCCATCGGCATCAAGGAGCTGTGGGAAGTGCCCGCCGACAAGGCTCAGCCGGGCAAGGTGGTGCACACCGCCGGCTGGCCGATGACGGACGACACCTTCGGCGGCGGCTTTCTCTACCACCTGGACAACAACCAGGTGACCCTGGGCTTCGTGATCGGACTGGACTACCAGAACCCGCACATGAGCCCCTTCGAGGAAATGCAGCGCTGGAAGACCCACCCCGCCATTGCCGCGCACATCGAGGGCGGCAAGCGCATCGGCTACGGAGCGCGCGCCATCAACAACGGCACGCCCCAGGCCCTGCCCAAGACCGTGTTCCCGGGCGGCGCCCTGCTGGGTTGCGACGCCGGCTATCTGAATGCCGCCCGCATCAAGGGCAGCCATGCCGCCATCAAGAGCGGCATCCTGGCCGCCGAAGCCGCCGCCGCCGCGCTGGCTGCCGGCCGCGCGCAAGACGAGTTGGTGGAGTACCCGGCCGCCTTTGAGACCAGCTGGCTGAATGAAGAGTTGCAGCAGACCCGCAACTTCAAGCTCTGGTTCAAGAAGGGCAAGACCGTGGGTCAGCTGATGACCGGTATCGAACAGTGGCTGCTGCCCAAGCTGGGCGTGAGCTCGCCACCCTGGACCCTGCACAACCACAAGGCCGACCACGAGGCCCTGCGCCCAGCGGCCGAGTGCGCGCCCATCCAGTACCCCAAGCCCGATGGCAAGCTGAGCTTCGACCGCCTGTCCTCCGTCTTCATCAGCAACACCAACCACGCCGAAGACCAGCCCGCGCACCTGACGCTTAAGGACGCTGCGGTGCCCGTGGCCACCAATCTGGCCAAGTACGGCGGGCCCGAGGCGCGTTACTGCCCGGC
- a CDS encoding PLP-dependent cysteine synthase family protein, with protein MSAAPDRAWVAECVRKIEADFQRSADTHLIPLDLPGYPGIDFYLKDESNHPSGSLKHRLARSLFLYALCNGWLRPGAPVVESSSGSTAVSEAYFARLLGLPFIAVMPATVSEAKRRAIEFQGGRCHLVADPTQVYAEAARLAREGGGHYMDQFTFAERATDWRGNNNIAESIFSQMARERHPIPTWLVCSAGTGGTLATLGRFVRYGRHATQVCGGDAERSVFFDHYLQRDPSLSLDCGSRIEGIGRPRVEASFLPDVIDAMVKLPDAWSVAAMRSLSERLGRPVGPSTGTNLLAALACARQMQSRGQGGSIVTLLCDSGERYRDSYFDPAWCAQQGLVDEQATQGVAALFEGQDVPALPWRLAGRLVA; from the coding sequence ATGAGTGCTGCCCCGGACCGCGCCTGGGTGGCCGAGTGCGTCCGCAAGATCGAGGCGGACTTTCAGCGCAGTGCCGACACCCACCTGATCCCGCTGGACTTGCCGGGCTACCCCGGCATCGACTTCTATTTGAAGGACGAGAGCAACCACCCCAGTGGCAGCCTGAAGCACCGGCTGGCGCGCTCGCTCTTTTTGTACGCCCTGTGCAATGGCTGGCTGCGCCCGGGTGCGCCGGTGGTGGAGAGTTCCAGCGGCAGCACGGCGGTCAGCGAGGCCTATTTCGCCCGGCTCCTGGGCTTGCCCTTCATCGCGGTGATGCCAGCCACGGTCAGCGAGGCCAAACGCCGCGCCATCGAGTTCCAGGGCGGCCGCTGCCACCTGGTGGCTGATCCGACCCAGGTCTACGCCGAGGCCGCGCGGCTGGCGCGCGAGGGGGGCGGTCACTATATGGACCAATTCACCTTTGCCGAGCGGGCCACCGACTGGCGGGGTAACAACAACATCGCCGAGTCCATCTTCAGCCAAATGGCGCGCGAGCGGCACCCCATTCCCACCTGGCTGGTCTGCAGCGCCGGCACTGGCGGCACCCTGGCCACCCTGGGGCGCTTTGTGCGCTACGGGCGCCATGCCACCCAGGTGTGCGGGGGCGACGCCGAACGGTCGGTGTTCTTTGACCACTATCTGCAGCGCGACCCCAGCCTGAGCCTGGATTGCGGCTCGCGCATTGAGGGCATTGGCCGGCCGCGTGTGGAGGCCAGCTTTCTGCCCGATGTGATCGATGCCATGGTCAAGCTGCCCGATGCCTGGAGCGTGGCGGCCATGCGCTCCTTGAGCGAGCGCCTGGGGCGCCCGGTGGGCCCGTCCACCGGCACCAATCTGCTGGCCGCGCTGGCCTGTGCGCGGCAGATGCAATCGCGTGGCCAGGGCGGCTCCATCGTCACCCTGCTGTGCGACAGCGGCGAGCGTTACCGCGATAGCTATTTCGACCCCGCTTGGTGTGCCCAGCAGGGCTTGGTCGATGAGCAGGCCACCCAGGGCGTTGCCGCGCTCTTCGAGGGCCAGGATGTGCCGGCGCTGCCCTGGAGGCTGGCCGGTCGCTTGGTGGCATGA
- a CDS encoding substrate-binding periplasmic protein, with product MSPGRTLSLRRRRGLVAGLAGLAGLGAAAAATSGAALRVMVNEVAPYSMRRGEQIVGMHPEMVRAIFEQAEEPIVLNTALYARVSRALRDEVADVVVALEGPDLDAQGLRLGALHPVRMLILPRKGLVLNQVAQLRGLTLGVARGAFYGDSINNDAEIKKFPLPDPFTGVRMLALGRLDAVISTDYLLTHALRQEAVQREAFGAALVYGDAAYALYGRRDLPPERVARLRAAVARLQRQGRLEALVRPYE from the coding sequence ATGAGCCCGGGGCGGACGCTGAGCCTGCGGCGACGCCGGGGTCTGGTGGCCGGACTGGCGGGGCTTGCCGGACTGGGTGCGGCCGCAGCCGCGACCTCAGGTGCGGCCTTGCGCGTGATGGTCAACGAGGTGGCGCCCTATTCGATGCGACGGGGTGAGCAGATCGTCGGCATGCACCCCGAGATGGTGCGGGCGATCTTTGAGCAGGCCGAAGAACCCATCGTGCTCAACACTGCGCTGTATGCGCGGGTGTCGCGCGCACTGCGCGATGAGGTGGCCGATGTGGTGGTGGCGCTGGAGGGGCCGGACCTGGATGCGCAGGGGCTCCGCTTGGGGGCCCTGCACCCGGTGCGCATGCTGATCCTGCCGCGCAAGGGCCTGGTGTTAAACCAGGTGGCCCAGCTGCGCGGTCTGACCCTGGGTGTGGCGCGCGGGGCCTTCTATGGCGACTCGATCAACAACGACGCCGAGATCAAGAAATTCCCGCTGCCCGATCCCTTCACCGGCGTGCGCATGCTCGCTTTGGGCCGGCTGGATGCGGTGATTTCGACCGACTACCTGTTGACCCATGCGCTGCGTCAGGAGGCCGTGCAGCGCGAGGCCTTCGGCGCCGCGCTGGTCTATGGCGACGCGGCCTATGCCCTGTATGGACGCCGTGATCTGCCGCCCGAACGCGTGGCCCGGCTGCGCGCCGCCGTGGCGCGGCTGCAGCGCCAGGGCCGGCTGGAGGCCCTGGTGCGGCCCTACGAGTAA